The following is a genomic window from Calditrichota bacterium.
ATTTGAGGGTACAATTCCGGTCATAAAAAAGATGCGGCGGGATCAGCCCGAGAAAAATATTCTTGAGAATTACCAAAAGACGCTGAAAAATAGTTTTTATCCGAAACTGAGCTTGAGATGGCGGCTGCAAGAATGGCTGGAAGATTTTTTCGTCACTCCGTCGTTGTCGATGAGACTGGCGCAGGCGGCAGCGATGTTGGTGATCGGCGTTCTGCTGGGACGGCTATTCTTTTTCCAGCCGCAGGCCCCTGTTTCGGTAACCAGTAACGCCAATCAGATGATCGCCGCGAACGTTTCCGATCAGCTTTTGCAGCATTATTTGCAGGAAACGGAGATGATTTTGCTGGATGTGGCGAACACCAACCCGGCGGAAGACGCGCAAATGATTTCTTCGATGAAAGAGTTGGCAATTTACCGTCGCTTGTTGCAAAAAACAGTTTTGTGTCGGGAACGCGCCGAGGAATTGAAAGATCCGGCGTTGGCAAATTTGATTGATGAAATTGAATTGATTTTCTTGGATTTGTGCAATGCGGAAGATGAAAGTTTGAATGAAATGCTGCAACACGTGAGAAGCCAGATCAAAGATTCTCATATTTTGCTGGAAATTAACACGGTCGAGCAGCGCGGGATTTGACGGGTTTCGCGTTGCGGACAAACGGGTGACGGTCACTTTTTCGCCGCAATGCAGAGATTTTAGTGTGAGAATTTCTAAATGTTCAAAAAAACTCGAAACTATTAACTCATAAATTTTTGCGTAACTATTTTTTGTAACAATTTAGCCAAATTTTGAAGCAAAGAAGGGCGGCATAGAATGAAATTTAAATCATTGATGTTTCTATCGGCGATTTGCGGGATTTTCTTTTTGTCTTCGTTGTGGGCGCAGGACGGATTTCAATACTATTATCAGGCAAAAAAGCTGATGCACCAGCGCGAATACAAAAAGGCGCTGGATTTATTCGACAAGCTGAAAAAGGAATTTCCGGGAAGCAAATACGAAGACGACGCGGAGTTTTGGTCGGCGTACATCATGGAAAGGGAAAATCGCTACGATGAATCATTCCAGCGCTACAATCGCCTGAAGGAAAAATATCCTAAAAGTCCCTGGGTAGACGACGCTGAAGTGCAGCAGATCGGCATTGCGGAAAGATTAGCCAATCGCGGGAAGCGGAAATATTTGAATTATCTCGTTGACAGAGTCCATTCGCGGGACAAAACGATCAAATATCAAGCGTCATTGAGTTTGGGCAAATTGAACGATCAGCGCGCGCTGCCCGGTCTGCGCCAGATTGCCAACAACGGAGACAAAGATATGAGCCAGATAGCGCGTTCTTTGATTAAAACCATTGAGTCCGATCGCGTCAAACACCCGGAGAGAAATCAGATTAAGAATCGTCTGCCCCTTCGTGACGGAAAAAAATATGAAAAAATTCCCATGAAGCGGCCGCAAAGCCGACTGAAAAATCCGCCGCGAGCGCCGAGGATTCAGCATCCCGGATCAGGGCAATCGAAATCCGGAAGAACCGGTTCCGGAAATTCAGGCAAAAAAACGTCTTCTCCGAAAGGAAAAAGCTAAATTTTTTCACATCTGAATTTTAGGATTTTGTGGAGTTGGAAGCGGAAAATAATCGAATTTTACGGACGTAATTACTCAAAAGTCTCTGCGGCGTATTTTTTGTTGCTGAGTTGTTACGCATTCGTTAATTTGAACAATTTGAAACTGATGTCGTTGAATAAAAAAAGTGGAATTTCTTTGAAGAAAGTTGCATAAAAATCATTATTAGTGCAAGGAGTGAAGCAATGAGGCGCTATTTTGGATATATATTCATGGTTTTTATTATTCTGCCGGGAGCCTTGTTCGGCCAATATTTCGGGAAAAATAAAGTCCAATACGAATATTTTCATTGGAAGTATTTGCAGACCGAGCATTTTGATGTTTATTTCACAGAGGGGGGGAAAAGCATTGCCGAGTTT
Proteins encoded in this region:
- a CDS encoding tetratricopeptide repeat protein is translated as MKFKSLMFLSAICGIFFLSSLWAQDGFQYYYQAKKLMHQREYKKALDLFDKLKKEFPGSKYEDDAEFWSAYIMERENRYDESFQRYNRLKEKYPKSPWVDDAEVQQIGIAERLANRGKRKYLNYLVDRVHSRDKTIKYQASLSLGKLNDQRALPGLRQIANNGDKDMSQIARSLIKTIESDRVKHPERNQIKNRLPLRDGKKYEKIPMKRPQSRLKNPPRAPRIQHPGSGQSKSGRTGSGNSGKKTSSPKGKS